The DNA window TGAAGTAGGAATCAATTTGATTCCATGATACATATTTGTATTGGGTGCTACTTAAAAagtatttcttttcttttttagtcGATCATATTCTacttcttcgtcttcttctggAACTATTTTATATTCTATGCAATTAGAAATTGTTACCCGTCACAACTTGCATGATTAGGACAGTGTAAAGGCGAAGCATCCTGCTACCCTCTTCGTTGACTTAAGATGATTAGAACAGTGTAAAGACGAAGCATTCTGCTACCCTCTTCGTTGATTTAAGATAGGAAGAAAGCCATAGTAAGTAAAAAGGCTAGTGGTTGCTTGAATTCCTTACCTCGGGGAGGTTGAAAAAGCTGCTAAAAAGAAtcgtttttcttttctcttGCGACCTTCCATGCCAAGCAGGGTTGAAGGGATCGATCCCAATAGCCTGAACGAGGAGAAAAATCCATTCTTTATAGCCGAAAGCTCCCGAAGAGAAAGAGGGCTTTGCTGCTTTGCTTGACTGCGTGAACCAGGTCCAGGTCTTGCATTTGGCATTCCCGCTGTTGACGTCCCATCGAGTTAGCTAGTTAACGGTGAAACGGATTTAGGAAAGAATAGCAGGCTCATGCTACGAATTCCGGGTAACATTTTGTATTCCTTAAGGTCACAGGCGAAGCTGACTTCCTGCGGTAGCCCCAAGTCTATTTGACCAGGTATTAAGTGGCGTCGACGTTTCGGTTGTGTCTTTCTATATGCAATTGAATGATGAAAGGCGGTTATTGATAAAATGTAAAGATCTGCCATTTCTTGAAATCTCTCTTCTGATTCAAAATCGTAGTGTAACGTGTATCCTCCCATGTTCCGGTCATGGAATAgatgaaataaatcaaaaaaattctcGTTTATCCCGAGCTAGGAGCTCTGGTTTCTTTCGGTTAGTTTTCAGCTGACGAGGCTCAAACTTTGAATTGTACTATAGGAGACTTGaagtatcaaaattttaatgaaacaTTTTCTAAATATACAAAAGGTCTGACATCTtatattaacatataatttatgtttgcctaattaatttatcacgtttttgaataaactaatatttaagacattttataagtgtttttcttaaattaagtattattatccAGATTTATGCATTTTAATTTGTAGATTTGGTTTGAGTGACTAAAAAATGCATGATGTAATAAAAGATTTGAATTTTGTGAAGAGAGAAAGgtttggtatttatttttcaaaaaaattcataaCAACATAAATAACAACATAACTTTGTGTACGACATACTAATTTAAAcgtatttgaatatttttaagatatacaCGTTCAAAATAGTCAAATACGGTTTGAAtgccttaaaaaaatatataatacgtCAAAATAGTTGGAAATATGAAAAAGagagaattattattttgtttttataaatgtgataaattaattaaaaaaataaaaataatatattaaagtaagAAGATGGatacaaaaaaacataaataccTAAGATTGTGATAACTGGACTCTcacaatttaaaattcaaactttattaaataaaaataatcaaagtacaTGTCTCAACtaaacattgaaaaaaaaatataagtacatactattaaaagttttatttaaaaatgaaaaatatttttaaataacttttccTATTTCTTTAATAGACATtgttcaaattaatataatctcctaataaaatagtattgatcaaaaagaaaatttattttaaatttattgaaatttaatattatatataattattttgactaaaatggTAAAATATCACTATCCTTAAATTTTTAAcctttaaaaaaagtttaaaaaagtTGTCACATTGAAGGAGataatttttttgggaattgcttttgattaatatattttcttattcaaaAATTTACTTCTAttgctctattttttttatgaaacaaTATTTAATCGGACAGATGTCacaatttactttttctttgtCCAAATAATGCATTTCAATTactttttcataaatatatatatatatatatataaatcttaatatttatttttggacaGAAAATCAAAGCCAGATTTACTCAATCCTATAAATGAATAGTATTaggaaaatatataatgaagCATAATTATTTGATATCCACTTTTAtcaaagtaaattaaaaaaaaaattaaaaaaggaaatcatcttttcttaatttcatcaaaatcaaaagtGATTGAAgataattatacaaataataaataattataagaataaaattgaatttcttAAAGCAAATTACGACCATTTTTCATATGAGATAACCGTTGGGAAGAGAAAACGGTGATAGTTTgctttcaaagaaaaaaaaaattgaaagataaaATCTTTTGTGATTCATCTTCAATAAATGATAGAGATTTATTTGCTTTTACAGCTAGAATCGATTTGGGTAGTCAAAGATTAGTCTTCTTGTGTTGATTTTGTGTATTCCCTGACCCTCTCTGTCTGGCTCACGGTTCTTGAATGAGAAAACGCACTCTATTTGCTGTTCTTGCTGTTGCGCTCTCTCCCCTTTCTTCTCTCACAGGTATCGACAGTTAAAGATTCATTTTTCGAGAGAGAAAGATACAGTCTTGAATGCCCGACAGCTCTCTTTTGGAAGATCATTTTGTATCTACAAGAAGAGGAGGCAGATAGAGAGGAGAAAAGGGTTAAAGGGGAGTTCTTCCATTCTGGGCTTTAAGCTCAGATCAATTTAATCATCTGCAATTTTTCCTTTTCTCTAAGCCCTAGTTTTGGAAGGAATGGAGTTCGTTGGTAGAATGTTCGAGAGGGATTTCAATGGGTCTGCTGTTAAAGGATTCGTAGACTCTTACGATGAGTCATCTCGTCTCTTCAAGGTATCATATGAAAATGGCAACACGGAAGAATTGAGTTTGTCACAGGTTTCATGCCAAGAATATTCTGATTCTGAAGGGAGTCTTCAGAGGCAAAAGAAGGGAAGCGCAAGAGAGGATGATGGGGTTTCTGCCATGCAAgtagagagaaaagaaattggtGTTGGTTTTGAGAAAGATCAAATAGAAGCTAGTAACAATGGTGTAACTCCGAACCAAGTGGTGACAAGTGGAAAGAGGAGGAAGCAAACTCCTAAAATGGTAAGCGCTTCAGCAATAAGTGCTATAAGGAGAAAGTGCCGTAGGAGTCGTGCTGCTAAAAAACGTGCTTCAATTGGGGAAAGGACACATGCAGATAGTAAGGTACTGCAGTCATCCGTTTTGAATAATGTAGGAAAACCCGAAACATCAGATCAAGAATCTGAAGActctgatgatgatgatgatggtggtggtggtgttGTTCCTGCAATTCTTCACCTACCCACTTCTTCTAAAAAGTTAAATCTAGACGGGATGCCTGTATTTGATTTGTTCTCCATCTATGCCTTTCTTAGGTCATTTAGTACTATATTGTTTTTGAGTCCCTTTGAATTCGAGGCATTTGTATCATCACTGAAATTCAAGGCCCCTAATCAACTAATTGATGCCATTCATGTTTCACTTCTTCAAACTTTGAGGAAACATTTGGAGTTCCTTTCAGGCGAAAACTCACTTTCTGCTTCAAATTGTCTCAGGTTCATATCATCTCTgaagttcatttttttaatttatttctattattgTCTTTTAACTATATCTTCATTACAGGAGTCTTAATTGGGATCTGTTGGACTTGGTCACGTGGCCTATTTTTCTCGTTGAGTACTTTCTTATGCACGGGTCTGCACTTAGTAGTGGCTTTGATATCCGCATGTTGAAGAGTTTATATGAGAATGACTACTACGAACAACCAGATCAGGTGAAGATTGAGATACTTCGGTATCTATGTGATGATGTAATTGAAACGGAAAGCATAACATCTGAGATTAATAAAAGATCTATGGCGATTGATCCTAATATGGATAGCGAACGCAATGCGAAATTTGAGCTTTCTTCTAGGAAGCGAAAGATTGACGTTTCTGAAAATTCATATTTGGGTGAGAAAGTTGATGAAGATGGGAACATTGATGAATGCTGCCTTTGTAAGATGGATGGAAGCTTAATATGCTGTGACAGTTGTCCAGCAGCGTATCATTTGAAATGTGTAGGAATTGCCAGCAGTGATTTACCAGATGGTGATTGGTATTGTCATGAGTGCTTGATTGACAAAAAGAACCCTGGGAAAAAATTAGGAAAACCAATTCGTGGAACTGAAGTATTGGGCGTTGATCCTCATGAACGTCTGTACTATAGCTGCTGTGGATACCTATTGGTGTAAGTTCCCTTAACCgtctttttttccttttaaaacataaatttagaGTTTGTCGGATGTATGATTTTTTGGAaatttagttgatgatttgaatgattggattgatgatgggataaaGGATTATTTGGTTAAATCAAAATAACCCTTTGTCAAACAAGGCCTAGTGATTGATTTGCGGCTGTTGTGTTTTACAGGTTTGATCCATATGGTGATGAACCTAAATATCATTATTACTGTCCAGAAGATGTGATTTTGGTTGTACATGTACTAAAGACATTACAAAGGCATTATAATAAGATTTTGCAAGCTATTGCAAGGGAATGGAACATTTGCATTGCCTCTGTTGGTTCCAAGATCAATTGCATTGAATTAAGAGAACAGATGCCTGTGGTAGAGACTACTAACATTGTCATGAAGATGGAGATTTCCTCAAGTCCTGGAGAAGCTGATGGCAGGGAAATTCTTAATACTCCAAATGGTTCTTTCGAATCTGCTTTTGTTGCCAATGGGGGAAATTACAACCACAAAATGGATATGATTGGTGCAATAAATGGTGATAGGTTACAAGAACAGCTGGAAACAGGCTATCTGAACTTCTATAGCTTTGCACTAAGGGCTTCGACAGTTGTGGAAGAGTTAGCAAGACGGAAATCTTCAGATAAGGCTGGTGAGGCATCTCTAAAATCGAAAGAGGACGTCATTTCGGTCCAGTTGAAGGCCATATCTAGAATATCTAACAAGTTTTTCTGGCCCAATATTCCGAACTTAAGTGTTGGTGCTAGGAAAGAAAACTGTGGCTGGTGCTTCTCTTGCAGATCTACTGAATATGGCGGAGACTGTTTTTTTAACATGAATAATTCTGGCCCATCTATGGAAAACTTTACTAGCATGGCAGTTGGTCTTTGTTCTCAACAACTTGGTGCGAAAGGGCATGTAGCTGACGTGGCATGCTATATTCTCTTCATGGAAGATCGTTTGCTTGGGCTACTATCAGGTCCTTGGTTGAATCCACATTATAGCAAATTTTGGCGTCAAAGTCTCCTGAAGGCAACCAACATGTCTGATCTAAAGCATTTATTGCTTTTGgtgagtttttttctttctgtgCTCAcaaaaaagaatattgaaatctgaagttttataaatttgataatatcaAAAACCATTCAAGGCCATCATGTTTACTTTCTTTAGGCTTTCCCTTGGCTTTATACTTCAGGCTTAAGTTTGAAACGGTTACATGAATCCTTAACCTAGAGATGAATTGTTTTCTACTATTATTAATTGGCTATTACATTAATGATTTTGCAGTTAGAGCTGAATTTGAATCAACGGGCATTTTCAGCAGAGTGGCTGAAACAGGTGGATACTGTTTCCACAATGGGCTCTGCTTGTCATATTGTGATCAACACAGAACATGTATCTTTAAAATATGGATTTGTCAGAAAAAGGGGACGGCCTTCACTTATGGAAACTACTGTTTCATCAAATACTTCTGATGGCTTGCGTTTACTTTGGTGGAGAGGGGGAAAAGTGTCGcaacatttatttaattggaAGGTCTTGCCCCGCTCCATGGCTTCCAAGGCTGCCCGACGAGGTTTGAAATAGATATTTGAGATATATTTTTACCATGTTTATAGTCAAAACTTATTTGTCTGATTCTTAATATCTGCAGCCAGTTGCACAATGATACCTGATTTATCCTATTCTGATGGGCCTGATTTTTTGAAGCGAAGCAAACGCATTGCTTGGCAAGCTGCCATTGAATCATCAACAAGTGTGGATCAGATGGCTCTCCAGGTATTTCCTCCTAGTTCTGCATTTTAGGCACATAATTATGTGTAGTGGCCTCATTCTTCCATCCAGGTCTTTGGATTCTAGGTTTTCTTTGTTTTGCTGTTTACTCAAGATGTTTTTggtttaaa is part of the Impatiens glandulifera chromosome 1, dImpGla2.1, whole genome shotgun sequence genome and encodes:
- the LOC124921250 gene encoding DDT domain-containing protein PTM-like, translating into MEFVGRMFERDFNGSAVKGFVDSYDESSRLFKVSYENGNTEELSLSQVSCQEYSDSEGSLQRQKKGSAREDDGVSAMQVERKEIGVGFEKDQIEASNNGVTPNQVVTSGKRRKQTPKMVSASAISAIRRKCRRSRAAKKRASIGERTHADSKVLQSSVLNNVGKPETSDQESEDSDDDDDGGGGVVPAILHLPTSSKKLNLDGMPVFDLFSIYAFLRSFSTILFLSPFEFEAFVSSLKFKAPNQLIDAIHVSLLQTLRKHLEFLSGENSLSASNCLRSLNWDLLDLVTWPIFLVEYFLMHGSALSSGFDIRMLKSLYENDYYEQPDQVKIEILRYLCDDVIETESITSEINKRSMAIDPNMDSERNAKFELSSRKRKIDVSENSYLGEKVDEDGNIDECCLCKMDGSLICCDSCPAAYHLKCVGIASSDLPDGDWYCHECLIDKKNPGKKLGKPIRGTEVLGVDPHERLYYSCCGYLLVFDPYGDEPKYHYYCPEDVILVVHVLKTLQRHYNKILQAIAREWNICIASVGSKINCIELREQMPVVETTNIVMKMEISSSPGEADGREILNTPNGSFESAFVANGGNYNHKMDMIGAINGDRLQEQLETGYLNFYSFALRASTVVEELARRKSSDKAGEASLKSKEDVISVQLKAISRISNKFFWPNIPNLSVGARKENCGWCFSCRSTEYGGDCFFNMNNSGPSMENFTSMAVGLCSQQLGAKGHVADVACYILFMEDRLLGLLSGPWLNPHYSKFWRQSLLKATNMSDLKHLLLLLELNLNQRAFSAEWLKQVDTVSTMGSACHIVINTEHVSLKYGFVRKRGRPSLMETTVSSNTSDGLRLLWWRGGKVSQHLFNWKVLPRSMASKAARRASCTMIPDLSYSDGPDFLKRSKRIAWQAAIESSTSVDQMALQVRELDANIRWDEIENTTCLLSKGVHLRKIIRQPFNKVIVRRKLIEGTVAKYLLDFGKRKCIPEIVLSHGVIFEESFNDKKKYWLEESYVPLHLLKKFEHKKSFRKSNDISSRERDMFASIRNKQQRKDVFSYLFSKAEKAESNKCGECAEDVLIREAVSCHQCKDLFHKIHARTSHGAENGTFTCKKCITEEKQAVMSGKDSVLSKVSEETSEVKKPVKSIRVKASAVQKQMIVGQKRGRTAKSKGRWTPTKKENSTWKRRRTIWPRVYWLNGVQLSEVPNDERLLNFRTKQLIKPSDPASAILAKPKCGLCRERRFTSTLTYLACGTCKGWFHGDAFGLDEEKIGRIIGFKCHRCLKPRVAPVCPHHP